A DNA window from Fibrobacter sp. UWH4 contains the following coding sequences:
- a CDS encoding glycoside hydrolase family 2 TIM barrel-domain containing protein, whose amino-acid sequence MKNFLVSSAVSCAALFAVFATSASAQPNDEWNGKPRVFAVNALTPHVTSMPYTTVKEALVGDRHASEWYQSLSGKWKFYHVDKPAQRNNDFYKDNYDVSGWDDIPVPSSWQLLGYDHPIYTNVIYPWSQNNRVSAPYAPTDFNPVGHYRRNFTVPEKWAGKRIRLHFEGVESAYYVWVNGNYVGYAEDSFTGHEFDINKYLRKGENNVSVQVFRWCDGSWLEDQDFIRLSGIMRDVYIYAVPEVHIQDFQIDATLTNNYTDGLLKTTAWIYNSTGSASGDYTVELSLYNDKGAEVISPSAQKVSGIGSKGEKSVHFELPITKPDRWSAETPNLYTAVLTIKDGSGKIIQVESNKIGFRKIEIKKDNGAPRLFVNGMPVKFHGVNRHELDPDNGRAVTYERMEQDIILMKRFNINALRMSHYPNNPVMYDLCDKYGIYVIDEANVESHGANSELPKNSDDWRAPVVDRLNTMVQRDKNHPCIILWSLGNEAGNGNVFASERERAHQIDSTRYVHYEGDNNNADVTSQMYWGYDYIAGYKDANKPVMLCEYEHAMGNSVGDLQEYMDAFYGNPRAFGGFIWDFIDQGLHHKGTPYWEFGGMWGDWQNDDNFCANGLVFPDRKIQPEMWEIKYQYSQLRVKNVDAAKGKIEIENRYLFKNLGDFLDAYWQIREDGKVINGGKLNGSQMNIGPNQKKEVTIEMPKIETKIGAEYFLDIDFRLKNDELWAKAGHSVGHEQFGINLGQLWSTEVDISTVGTHRVIKGSGELTLEGKDFKIRFDENAGTLASYVLDGDTIIKNGGIPNFWRAPTDNDKGFNMEKGHGEWRKASQKRNVSSEVKEVSANETQVTFNFSFPDVGSSKMKLTYFVYGSGDIVVEYTFNPDGSKSYIPNVGTLFTVPQGYEKVRWFGRGPDENYMGRNRGSFMGIYSTLVDSMTVMYMEIGETGQRTDVKWATLTNNDGKGLMIVGNPRLEFNAQHYTPEQLTNVKLPWELKRDKDITLRVDLHQMGLGGINSWGAEPLNAYRLNANREYSHKFRIAPIRKQLNDPTEYSLLGFRNFGWNDLAPAAYPGDKIYENQPEKDVAETANKDPNGTDAVKPLVFRTPDSYAPRSYNVFDMQGRLVAKFTTQGIEDLQAKTSAAVNRSGTYLVRSKSGKTFRINVR is encoded by the coding sequence ATGAAAAACTTCTTGGTTTCGTCTGCTGTTTCGTGCGCAGCGTTATTTGCCGTATTTGCGACTTCCGCAAGTGCGCAACCCAATGATGAATGGAACGGCAAGCCGCGTGTTTTTGCGGTAAATGCGCTGACTCCGCATGTGACATCCATGCCGTATACGACGGTCAAGGAAGCCCTAGTGGGCGACCGCCATGCTTCTGAATGGTACCAGAGCCTTTCGGGCAAGTGGAAATTCTACCACGTTGACAAGCCTGCCCAACGCAATAACGACTTCTACAAGGACAATTACGATGTGTCTGGCTGGGACGATATTCCGGTGCCGTCTTCTTGGCAGTTGCTGGGTTACGACCATCCGATTTATACCAACGTGATTTATCCGTGGTCGCAGAACAACCGCGTTTCTGCACCTTACGCTCCTACTGACTTTAACCCGGTGGGTCATTACCGCCGCAACTTCACCGTCCCCGAAAAATGGGCCGGCAAGCGTATCCGCCTGCATTTTGAAGGTGTGGAATCCGCTTACTATGTTTGGGTGAACGGCAACTATGTCGGCTACGCCGAAGATTCCTTTACCGGTCACGAATTCGACATCAACAAGTACCTGCGCAAGGGTGAAAACAATGTTTCGGTGCAGGTTTTCCGCTGGTGCGATGGTTCCTGGCTCGAAGACCAGGACTTTATCCGCCTTTCGGGTATCATGCGCGATGTGTACATTTACGCTGTGCCCGAAGTGCACATTCAGGATTTCCAGATCGATGCGACCCTTACCAACAATTATACCGACGGTTTGCTGAAAACGACGGCGTGGATTTATAACTCTACGGGCTCTGCCTCGGGCGACTATACCGTAGAACTTTCGCTGTACAACGACAAGGGAGCCGAAGTCATTTCTCCGTCGGCACAGAAGGTTTCTGGTATCGGCTCGAAGGGCGAAAAGAGTGTCCACTTTGAATTGCCGATTACGAAACCGGACCGTTGGTCTGCCGAAACTCCGAACCTGTATACCGCAGTGCTTACCATTAAAGATGGTAGCGGCAAGATCATTCAGGTCGAGAGCAATAAAATTGGCTTTAGAAAAATTGAAATCAAGAAGGACAACGGGGCTCCGCGCCTGTTTGTAAACGGTATGCCGGTAAAATTCCACGGCGTGAACCGTCACGAGCTCGACCCGGATAACGGCCGCGCTGTGACCTACGAGCGAATGGAACAGGACATCATCTTGATGAAGCGTTTCAACATCAACGCGCTCCGTATGTCGCATTACCCGAACAATCCGGTGATGTACGATCTTTGCGACAAGTACGGTATCTACGTGATTGACGAGGCGAACGTGGAAAGCCACGGCGCCAACAGTGAACTTCCGAAAAATAGCGACGATTGGCGCGCCCCGGTGGTAGACCGCCTGAATACCATGGTGCAGCGTGACAAGAACCACCCCTGCATTATCCTTTGGTCCTTGGGGAACGAAGCCGGTAACGGCAACGTGTTTGCCTCGGAACGCGAACGTGCCCACCAGATTGACTCTACCCGTTACGTGCATTACGAAGGCGACAACAACAATGCCGATGTGACAAGCCAGATGTACTGGGGCTACGATTATATCGCCGGTTACAAGGATGCGAACAAGCCCGTGATGCTTTGCGAATACGAACACGCCATGGGTAACTCCGTGGGCGACCTGCAGGAATATATGGATGCCTTCTACGGCAACCCGCGTGCTTTCGGCGGCTTCATTTGGGACTTTATCGACCAGGGCCTGCACCACAAGGGCACCCCGTATTGGGAATTCGGCGGCATGTGGGGCGACTGGCAGAACGACGACAACTTCTGCGCGAACGGCCTCGTGTTCCCGGATAGAAAGATCCAGCCCGAAATGTGGGAAATCAAGTACCAGTACAGCCAGCTGCGCGTGAAGAACGTAGATGCGGCAAAGGGCAAGATTGAAATTGAAAACCGCTACCTCTTCAAGAATTTGGGCGACTTCCTCGATGCCTACTGGCAAATCAGGGAAGACGGCAAGGTCATCAACGGAGGCAAGCTGAACGGTTCGCAGATGAACATCGGCCCGAACCAGAAAAAGGAAGTGACTATTGAGATGCCGAAAATCGAAACCAAGATCGGCGCCGAATACTTCCTGGATATCGATTTCCGCTTGAAGAACGACGAACTTTGGGCTAAGGCGGGCCATAGCGTTGGCCATGAGCAGTTCGGTATTAATTTGGGCCAGCTCTGGTCCACCGAAGTGGATATCAGCACCGTAGGAACCCACAGGGTGATTAAGGGCAGCGGCGAACTCACGCTCGAAGGCAAGGATTTCAAGATTCGCTTCGACGAGAATGCGGGAACGCTTGCAAGCTACGTGCTCGATGGCGATACCATCATCAAGAACGGCGGTATCCCGAACTTCTGGCGTGCCCCGACCGATAACGACAAGGGCTTCAATATGGAAAAGGGCCACGGCGAATGGCGCAAGGCGAGCCAGAAACGCAACGTGTCCTCCGAAGTCAAGGAAGTCTCCGCCAACGAAACCCAGGTGACCTTCAATTTCAGCTTCCCCGATGTGGGCAGCTCCAAGATGAAGCTGACCTACTTTGTGTACGGCAGCGGCGATATCGTGGTGGAATACACCTTCAATCCGGACGGCTCCAAGAGCTACATCCCGAACGTAGGAACGCTCTTTACGGTGCCGCAGGGCTACGAAAAAGTCCGCTGGTTTGGACGCGGCCCCGACGAAAACTATATGGGCCGTAATCGCGGAAGCTTCATGGGCATCTACTCGACGCTCGTGGATTCGATGACGGTCATGTACATGGAAATCGGCGAAACCGGCCAGCGCACCGACGTCAAATGGGCGACCCTCACCAACAACGACGGCAAGGGACTCATGATCGTGGGTAACCCGCGCCTGGAATTCAACGCCCAGCATTATACCCCCGAACAGCTCACCAACGTAAAGCTTCCGTGGGAACTCAAGCGCGACAAGGATATCACGCTCCGCGTGGATTTGCACCAGATGGGCCTCGGCGGTATCAACTCCTGGGGTGCCGAACCTCTCAATGCCTACCGTCTGAATGCAAACCGCGAATACTCCCACAAGTTCCGCATTGCCCCGATTCGTAAACAGCTGAACGACCCGACCGAATACTCCTTGCTCGGCTTCAGGAACTTTGGCTGGAACGACTTGGCGCCTGCGGCATACCCGGGTGACAAGATTTACGAAAACCAGCCCGAAAAGGATGTTGCAGAAACGGCGAACAAGGATCCTAATGGTACAGACGCGGTAAAGCCGCTCGTCTTCAGGACTCCGGATTCGTATGCGCCGCGCAGCTACAACGTGTTCGATATGCAGGGCCGCCTCGTGGCAAAGTTTACGACCCAAGGCATCGAGGACTTGCAGGCGAAAACATCCGCCGCGGTGAACCGCTCCGGCACCTACCTGGTGCGCTCCAAGTCCGGCAAGACCTTCCGCATCAACGTGCGCTAA
- a CDS encoding glycosyltransferase family 2 protein: MSEQFLFYVQVVFWVMLFLLVHCYLLFPMTLPFVSEIFKRRKSPEKGDVELPTVSILISAYNEEAVIERKIQNILELDYPKEKLEVLIGDDGSADKTAEIVARYADKGITLVKAPQNAGKAAMLNRLHKIAKNDILLFCDANTMFFPNVVRKLVIPFQDKKIGCACGHLILSDKSGSTLGRGESSYWDLESEIKKFEGVLDMLIGGNGALYAIRRELYTELPVKKSVMDDFFVTTKVLEKGFYCTFVTSAIGTEQTSKESSGEFRRKVRIGRANFNFLFSYLPLLNPFRPMLAYLFFSHKILRWFSPHILILLFVANALLLTRGLFYQIFFGAMTLVLLVALFKIVPSGYYFLSMNYAMLKGFFMAFKREKSGGWAREARSDE; the protein is encoded by the coding sequence ATGAGCGAACAGTTCTTGTTTTACGTCCAGGTTGTTTTTTGGGTGATGCTCTTTCTGCTGGTGCATTGCTACTTGCTGTTCCCGATGACGCTTCCGTTCGTGAGCGAAATTTTCAAGCGTCGCAAGTCTCCCGAAAAGGGCGATGTAGAACTCCCGACGGTGTCGATCTTGATTTCTGCCTACAACGAAGAGGCGGTTATCGAGCGCAAGATTCAGAATATCCTTGAACTGGATTATCCTAAGGAAAAGTTGGAAGTGCTCATTGGTGACGACGGTTCGGCGGACAAGACCGCCGAGATTGTTGCCCGTTATGCCGACAAGGGGATTACCCTGGTGAAGGCTCCGCAGAATGCGGGAAAAGCGGCAATGCTCAACCGTCTGCACAAGATTGCGAAGAACGACATTCTGCTCTTTTGCGATGCGAATACGATGTTCTTCCCGAACGTGGTGCGTAAGCTTGTCATCCCGTTCCAGGACAAGAAAATCGGTTGCGCCTGCGGTCACCTGATTCTTTCCGATAAGAGCGGATCCACCCTGGGCCGTGGCGAAAGTTCCTACTGGGACCTGGAATCCGAAATCAAGAAGTTCGAGGGCGTGCTCGATATGCTGATTGGCGGCAACGGCGCCCTCTACGCCATTCGACGTGAGCTTTATACGGAACTGCCGGTCAAGAAGAGCGTGATGGACGACTTCTTCGTGACGACCAAGGTCCTCGAAAAAGGCTTCTATTGTACCTTCGTGACAAGCGCTATCGGCACCGAGCAGACCTCGAAGGAATCGAGTGGCGAATTCCGCCGCAAGGTGCGTATCGGCCGCGCGAATTTCAACTTCCTGTTCTCTTACCTGCCGTTGCTGAATCCGTTCCGTCCGATGCTTGCGTACCTGTTCTTCTCGCACAAGATTCTGCGCTGGTTCTCGCCGCATATCCTGATTCTGCTTTTTGTGGCTAACGCCCTGTTGCTGACGAGAGGCCTCTTCTATCAGATTTTCTTTGGCGCGATGACGCTAGTGCTTTTGGTGGCGCTATTCAAGATTGTGCCGAGCGGCTACTATTTCCTTTCGATGAACTACGCGATGCTTAAGGGATTCTTCATGGCGTTCAAGCGCGAAAAGAGTGGCGGCTGGGCCCGCGAAGCAAGGAGCGACGAATAA
- a CDS encoding thioredoxin family protein, translating into MILRLLVLFAVCASAAFAASPKKDAAKVSQKSLVHWMGYAEALDKAKSAPRLIFVDLYADWCVPCRIMDANVYSNPTVASLLNSRFYAVKLDADSQDSIVCDGQKKTVQRCYFDVWELNALPAFVLVAPKGMSILTVTDSMTPQELQYMLYQFLEKEKEWMSR; encoded by the coding sequence TTGATTTTACGTCTGTTGGTTCTTTTTGCTGTTTGTGCGTCCGCCGCGTTTGCCGCTTCGCCCAAAAAAGATGCGGCGAAGGTTTCGCAAAAGTCGCTTGTCCACTGGATGGGTTATGCCGAGGCTCTCGATAAGGCGAAGAGTGCCCCGCGCCTGATTTTTGTCGACCTGTATGCGGACTGGTGCGTGCCGTGCCGCATTATGGATGCGAATGTCTATAGTAACCCGACGGTTGCCTCGCTTTTGAATTCCCGTTTCTACGCCGTCAAGCTCGACGCCGATTCGCAGGATTCCATCGTATGCGACGGGCAGAAGAAGACGGTGCAACGTTGTTATTTTGATGTGTGGGAATTGAACGCGCTCCCTGCGTTTGTACTTGTTGCCCCGAAGGGGATGAGTATCCTGACGGTGACCGATTCCATGACGCCGCAGGAGTTGCAGTATATGTTGTACCAGTTCCTTGAAAAAGAAAAGGAGTGGATGTCCCGATGA
- the ftsY gene encoding signal recognition particle-docking protein FtsY, whose product MGFFSAIKSGLAKTRDALMGELKGIVGAGKITDETLEDLEEHLIKADVGVEAAFLLTDALREQALGKSLTTEQVLDIMRSEAERLLKDPPPFELKGKPHVVLVIGVNGAGKTTTIGKLAARLKDEGKKVMIAACDTFRAAAIDQLETWAERSGAEFVKHQEGSDPAAVAFDACNAAVARGCDVVLIDTAGRLHNKDYLMEELKKIVRVIKKVDPAMPHDMWLVIDGNTGQNTINQTKIFNQSFPLTGLVVTKLDGTARGGAVLSIASSLQIPIRWIGMGERIDQLVPFSKAEYVEGLFENALEEKE is encoded by the coding sequence ATGGGATTTTTTTCTGCCATTAAGAGTGGCCTTGCCAAGACCCGCGACGCCCTGATGGGTGAACTCAAGGGGATTGTCGGTGCCGGAAAGATTACGGACGAAACTCTCGAGGATCTCGAGGAACACCTGATCAAGGCGGATGTCGGTGTCGAAGCCGCGTTCCTCTTGACCGATGCGCTTCGTGAACAGGCGCTCGGAAAGTCGCTCACGACTGAACAGGTGCTCGACATCATGCGTAGCGAAGCGGAACGCCTCTTGAAGGACCCGCCGCCGTTTGAACTCAAGGGCAAGCCCCACGTGGTGCTTGTGATTGGCGTGAACGGCGCCGGTAAAACGACCACGATCGGCAAGCTTGCCGCCCGCCTTAAAGATGAAGGCAAGAAGGTGATGATTGCGGCCTGCGATACGTTCCGTGCGGCGGCGATTGACCAGCTTGAAACCTGGGCGGAACGCAGCGGAGCCGAATTCGTGAAGCATCAGGAAGGTTCCGACCCTGCGGCCGTAGCTTTCGACGCCTGCAATGCGGCGGTGGCCCGCGGCTGCGACGTGGTACTGATCGATACCGCCGGCCGTCTGCACAACAAAGACTACTTGATGGAAGAACTCAAGAAGATTGTCCGCGTCATCAAGAAGGTGGATCCGGCGATGCCGCACGATATGTGGCTTGTCATCGACGGCAACACCGGACAGAACACGATCAACCAGACGAAAATATTCAACCAGAGTTTCCCGCTCACCGGCCTCGTGGTCACCAAGCTCGACGGCACGGCCCGTGGCGGCGCAGTGCTCTCGATTGCAAGTTCGCTCCAGATTCCTATCCGCTGGATTGGCATGGGCGAACGTATCGACCAACTGGTGCCTTTCAGCAAGGCCGAATACGTGGAAGGCCTTTTCGAGAACGCTCTGGAAGAAAAGGAATAG
- a CDS encoding ATP-dependent Clp protease proteolytic subunit, with the protein MAQTKIVSDCNEKNEKAPSDIMKKAEEYLASKRKIFLWGGVDDESAERIVKELLYLDSLSHDDIYFFINSPGGVISSGLAIYDCMNAIQSDVVTVCCGQAASMGAVLLTSGAKGKRVAWPNARIMIHQPLIHGEIVAPASDIQIQAEEMLRIRGITGKILAETSGHTIEEIDRDTERDNFMSAEEAKAYGLVDKVESLV; encoded by the coding sequence ATGGCTCAAACTAAAATTGTGTCTGATTGCAACGAAAAGAACGAGAAGGCCCCTTCCGATATCATGAAGAAGGCCGAAGAATACCTTGCTTCCAAGCGTAAGATTTTCCTGTGGGGCGGCGTCGACGACGAAAGCGCCGAACGCATCGTGAAGGAACTCCTGTACCTGGATTCCCTGAGCCATGACGATATCTATTTCTTTATCAATAGCCCGGGTGGTGTGATTTCCAGTGGTCTTGCCATTTATGACTGCATGAACGCCATCCAGAGCGACGTGGTCACGGTTTGCTGCGGTCAGGCGGCTTCGATGGGTGCCGTGCTTTTGACTTCGGGTGCAAAGGGCAAGCGTGTGGCATGGCCGAATGCCCGCATCATGATTCACCAGCCGCTGATTCACGGTGAAATCGTGGCGCCCGCAAGCGATATCCAGATCCAGGCCGAAGAAATGCTTCGTATCCGTGGCATTACGGGCAAGATCCTTGCGGAAACCTCGGGGCACACCATCGAGGAAATTGACCGCGACACGGAACGCGACAACTTCATGAGCGCCGAAGAAGCCAAGGCCTACGGCCTGGTCGACAAGGTCGAAAGCCTGGTCTAA
- a CDS encoding type I 3-dehydroquinate dehydratase has translation MISDSPKYLVGLVGPEVLEAAEKDLFHAVRLDLDACGAIEIRYDFFKESDWVNLSERVRNIVPDKLQIGTVRLKRDGGRFPDARSIERIALWEKVLGAKQVPEWLDLERDCLSDFKALNNMARPKGTSILVSEHNFVRIPSEMELEAFADDVKRMGAQGLKIAAMSNSDCDCDRLYKFAKKFAKKFQMFAAFGMGETGKVSRLWSLKEGANLTYGSIGRSEAPGQIDVSVMGRALDQFDSLNSQMEILAFLNQF, from the coding sequence ATGATTTCCGATTCTCCCAAATACCTAGTCGGCCTGGTCGGCCCCGAGGTCCTCGAAGCCGCCGAAAAGGACCTGTTCCATGCGGTGCGTCTCGACCTCGACGCCTGTGGCGCCATCGAAATCCGCTACGATTTTTTCAAGGAATCCGATTGGGTTAATTTATCTGAAAGAGTCCGCAACATCGTCCCCGACAAGCTCCAGATAGGAACGGTCCGCCTCAAACGCGACGGCGGAAGGTTCCCCGACGCGCGATCCATAGAAAGAATCGCCCTGTGGGAAAAAGTCCTCGGCGCAAAGCAGGTGCCGGAGTGGCTGGACCTGGAACGCGACTGCCTCTCGGATTTCAAGGCTCTTAACAACATGGCGCGCCCCAAGGGGACAAGCATCCTCGTCTCGGAACACAACTTCGTCCGCATCCCAAGCGAAATGGAACTCGAGGCCTTTGCCGACGATGTCAAGCGCATGGGCGCCCAGGGGCTAAAAATCGCCGCCATGAGCAATTCCGACTGCGACTGCGACCGCCTATACAAGTTCGCAAAGAAATTCGCGAAAAAGTTCCAGATGTTCGCCGCATTCGGCATGGGAGAAACGGGCAAAGTGAGCCGCCTCTGGTCGCTCAAGGAAGGCGCGAACCTCACCTACGGGTCCATCGGCCGCTCCGAGGCCCCCGGCCAAATAGACGTTTCGGTCATGGGACGGGCCCTGGACCAGTTCGACAGCCTGAACTCCCAAATGGAAATATTGGCGTTTTTGAACCAATTTTAA
- a CDS encoding PTS sugar transporter subunit IIA, whose amino-acid sequence MRLSERFVDNCILINSKSSTKEAILNELVDTLCSAYKLEHRNEIFDAVWSREQSRSTGIGCGLAVPHAKIDCVDRMCMAAATIEGGLDFASFDGEPVYLIILIVSPGNTVGPHLKALSSVSRLLADGGVRKDLIASKDPAEFLTILRAAEDKYL is encoded by the coding sequence ATGCGCCTTTCCGAAAGGTTTGTCGACAATTGCATTCTGATCAACTCCAAGAGCTCGACCAAGGAAGCAATCCTGAACGAGCTGGTGGACACGCTCTGCAGTGCCTACAAATTGGAACATCGCAACGAAATCTTTGATGCCGTATGGAGCCGCGAACAGAGCCGATCCACCGGTATCGGCTGCGGACTCGCCGTCCCGCACGCCAAGATCGACTGCGTAGACCGTATGTGCATGGCCGCCGCCACGATCGAAGGGGGACTCGATTTCGCCTCTTTCGACGGGGAGCCCGTCTACCTGATTATCCTGATCGTGAGCCCGGGCAACACCGTAGGTCCGCACCTCAAGGCCCTTTCGTCCGTGAGCCGCCTCCTGGCCGACGGGGGAGTCCGCAAGGACCTGATCGCCTCCAAGGATCCGGCCGAATTCCTGACCATCCTCCGTGCCGCCGAAGACAAATACCTGTAA
- a CDS encoding TolC family protein, whose product MQRNDAPAHLKGMINRVSHTGILAALLLTALSTVSLAESAWTLEDCLKQAKKSSLKLESAKLREQAADISVKQAKSGNSPTVSASIQNTLYDHPFIDNEDHYRLNLGISGSYTLWDGGATSLNVESKTLSKEATAFATQQTERSVQESVLNAYMSLLAASENLRTADASVELAQAEFEHYGKLFEAGSITKKDLTQSQSNVLQKQTSQLSAQLSVSTAKTTLRQLLELDDSAEFQIAAPETDIESPDSLPPLPAYEQLNADAQKANPGLKSDSISVRAAQKNTQVASKGSSITVTLGANSSTGLQAWESGDYKGQLKYGWQNSISLGINIPIIDGGATENKVLQAQVNETESQVSLKENLKTLENNIEKLYLNAVSADMQWKAAILQVEAESEALAVAEEQRGAGALTYTDFLTQKNNLEKARITLTNAKYTSLLSRKLLELYQGKLD is encoded by the coding sequence ATGCAACGAAACGACGCTCCGGCGCATCTAAAGGGCATGATCAACAGAGTTTCACATACAGGTATCCTTGCCGCCCTCCTGCTCACGGCTCTCTCGACCGTAAGCCTCGCCGAAAGCGCCTGGACGCTGGAGGATTGCCTCAAGCAAGCGAAGAAGTCGAGCCTGAAACTAGAATCCGCCAAGCTTCGCGAACAGGCGGCCGACATCTCGGTCAAGCAGGCCAAGTCGGGCAATTCCCCGACCGTAAGCGCAAGCATCCAGAATACGCTCTACGACCATCCCTTTATCGACAACGAGGACCATTACCGCCTGAATCTCGGCATTTCCGGTTCCTACACCCTCTGGGACGGGGGCGCCACGAGCCTGAACGTGGAATCCAAGACGCTCTCCAAGGAGGCGACCGCTTTCGCCACGCAGCAGACGGAACGCAGCGTGCAAGAAAGCGTGCTCAACGCCTACATGAGCCTACTAGCCGCAAGCGAGAACCTGCGCACCGCAGACGCCTCCGTGGAACTCGCCCAGGCGGAATTCGAACATTACGGCAAGCTTTTCGAAGCGGGCTCCATCACCAAGAAGGACCTGACGCAGTCGCAATCGAACGTATTGCAGAAACAGACCTCGCAGCTTAGCGCACAGCTTTCGGTAAGCACCGCCAAGACCACCTTGCGCCAGCTACTGGAGCTCGACGATTCCGCCGAATTCCAGATTGCAGCCCCCGAAACAGACATCGAAAGCCCCGACTCGCTCCCCCCGCTCCCCGCCTACGAACAACTTAATGCCGACGCCCAGAAAGCCAATCCGGGGCTCAAGTCCGACAGCATCTCCGTACGCGCCGCACAGAAGAATACCCAGGTCGCAAGCAAAGGGAGTTCCATCACCGTCACGCTCGGCGCCAATTCCAGCACCGGCCTGCAGGCATGGGAATCCGGGGACTACAAGGGACAACTCAAGTACGGTTGGCAGAATTCCATTTCGCTCGGCATCAACATCCCGATTATCGATGGCGGTGCCACGGAAAACAAGGTGCTGCAGGCCCAGGTGAACGAGACCGAATCGCAGGTGAGCCTGAAAGAAAATCTCAAGACTCTCGAGAACAACATCGAAAAGCTTTACCTGAATGCCGTCAGCGCCGATATGCAGTGGAAAGCGGCCATCCTCCAGGTCGAAGCGGAATCCGAAGCGCTCGCAGTCGCCGAAGAACAGCGGGGCGCCGGAGCACTCACCTACACCGATTTCCTTACCCAGAAAAACAACCTGGAAAAAGCCCGCATCACGCTCACGAACGCGAAATACACGAGTCTGCTCTCCCGCAAGCTTCTGGAACTCTACCAGGGTAAACTCGACTAG